Within the Catalinimonas niigatensis genome, the region AAAAGCAACCGATGCTGAATTGAAGATCCTGCACAAAACCATCAAGAAGGCCCAGGAGGACATTGAAAACCTCTCTTTCAATACTTCAGTGAGTAGCTTTATGATTTGTGTCAATGAACTCACCAGCCTGAAATGCCATAAAAGAGAAGTGCTTACCGATCTGGTGCTCATCCTTTCTCCTTATGCTCCGCATATTGCAGAGGAGTTGTGGCACAGCTTAGGTCATGATAATAGCATCGTTCACGCTACTTTTCCACAGTTTCAGGAAGAGTACCTGATTGAAGCATCTCACGAATATCCGATTTCGGTGAATGGTAAAGTCCGTGCCAAGATGGAGTTTGCTTTGGACATGCCCAAAGAAGACATTGAAAAGGCAGTGCTGGCTTCAGATCAGGTTCAGAAATGGACGGAAGGGAAACCCCCAAAACGAGTCATCATCGTACCCAAGAAAATCGTGAATATTGTTGTGTAAAATCATAAAAGGCTCTCTACTGAGGGCCTTTTTATTTTACTGCAGTACTGCTGATCTGAGGGTCGGCAAATCTAAGGGAATCTTCCTGGTAGGTAGGTGTGGTTAATGTGCTATCCATAGGAAACATCGGATCATAAATGGTCACCATTTCTACCGTCCTGAGACTTTCTTTTTTATAATAGTAAGGTGTTCCCTCAATGACGCCGTGACGGTTCTTTGCAGTGAGATACCCCCGGGGCAGCGAATCGGGTCCTAATACCGAAAAAGTGATGTCCCGTATGCTATCATTCAGGATAAAACTACTCTGAAAAGCAGGACAGATCATACCGCGATTACATGCGGTTGAAATCAAACAAGCAATGATAATGTACTTTATGGTTGAGCCGAAAATTTTCATCCGTGATATTATTCGGTACATTGGCCTCACAGGCTATTGATGCATCTGTAGAGTACCAAACAAATATTCAGCAAATGCCTTATACATTACCTTTTTATTTTGGTACTTATATTACATATAATTGTATTTGTTTCAAATAAGCAAGTTTTTATATTGTTAAAATATAATTTAAGGTTAATTAAATTATATTTAAAACGTACTTTCTAATTTTCGCTTTAAATAGCTTTCTTCTTCTTTTTTCAGTTCATTGTACACACCCGGCCTTCCCATCATGAATATGGTGCCGGTTACCCTGTCTGTATTGTCATACCTGCGACGGAAGTGGGGATCAAAATCATCGGTAGTTTCCATCCATCCCATCAATGCCTTCATATGTTTTTGTATCAGGGGACGATACTGAGCATCATATGCCAGATTATTGAATTCCCAGGGATCTTCTTTCACATTGTAGAACTCAATCACAGGACGGGGTGATTGAAAAATCAGAGATTGTTCAGCACTCAATTTTCCTTCCTTTTTGAGCGCCAGCAAAGACTGATGGGCAAGGCTTCCCGCCAGGTCGGCGGCAGTGCCGTGGGGCCATTCTATATAGGCATTATAAATCAATTTGAAACTGTCACTCCTCACACTCCTCATGTGCTCATCGCAATCATGCCAGTTTCTCTCGGCAAACACAAAATCATCGCTTTCTACTGACTGTCCAAACATAAGAGGAAGTAGGCTTTGTCCATACATATTTTCTCCCTTCTCTACTCCTGCCGCCTCCAGAATTGTAGGTGCCAGATGTATCATGCTGGTCAAAGCCTCCTTGGTTGACCCCGGACGGATTCTTCCTGGCCAAACTGCCAGGAATGGAGTTTTGATCCCTTCATCATAGAGCGTTCCCTTGGCTCGTGTGAAGGGTTTGCCATTGTCGCTCATAAAAAAAATCAGAGTATTATTCCTTTTCCCTTCTTCTTTCAGCATACGCAGTACCTCGCCTATATTTCTGTCCATACGGGCTATTTCGTCATAATACATCGCCAGGTCTTTTCGTGTATCAGGTGTGTCAGCCAGATAAGGAGGAACAATAACGTTGGCAGGATCATGGGGATCTGCAATCGTATTTTCCTGATAGTCACGATGGGGATCTATGAAGGCGTACCAGGCAAAAAAGGGAGACTCAGTGCTGGAAGAAAGAACTTTGGCAAAATCCTGCGGCATAGGATTTCCCTGACCGGGAAAAAAAGCATCAAATTTATTGGTAGCTTCTTGTCCCAGATGAGACTTTCCCAGAAGTGCGGTATAATATCCGGCAGCCTTAAGTTGATCAGGTATGATGACAACGGATTCTTCCAGAGGCGAATGCAAATCCTCTGTTCTGATCGTATGGGCAAACTGACCGCTCAACAAACTGGTGCGGGTAGGGCTACACTGTGGAGTAGTCAAGAAAGCCTGGTTGAACTTTGTGCCCTGCTTGGCCAGTTGGTCTATGTGAGGAGTTTTTATGGCTGAATTGCCGTAACAGCCAAAATCTCTCCAGCCAGCATCATCCGCAATAAATACAATAATATTAGGACGCTGCTGGGACCAGGCAGGCAAGGCAATTACTAAAAAGCTGAAAGTTAAAACGTAAAACAAATTATGTTTTTTTACAAATAATTCCAGAGTGGAAGTGATCATAAACTTATCTTATTTTAGAAGGTTGTTGTACTAATCATCAATTCAAAAATACCTTGAGACAGTTTGCCGAACTTTTTACAGTGTTAGATCAAACCAACAAGACCAATGACAAAATAGCACTTCTGAAGCAGTACTTCCAAGAAGCAAGTGATAAAGATAAGCTATGGACACTGGCTCTTTTCACACACAAACGACCAAAAAAACAAGTTCGGACTGCTTTACTCAGGGAATGGACAGCTGAACTGGCAGCAGTTCCCTCCTGGCTTTTTGAAGAATCTTATTCGGTAGTTGGTGATCTGGCAGAAACCATGGCGCTCTTACTGCCTGAACCTGCCGAACAACAAGACCAGCCTCTTTCCTACTGGATTGCCTACATCCGGGATATGGAAAATTTAAGCGATGCTGAGAAAAAGGAAAAGATTCTTTATGCGTGGCAGCAAATGAGCCGACAGGAGAAATTTGTATTCAATAAATTGATGACCAGTAGTTTTAGAATTGGTGTTTCTCAAAACATGGTTATCCGGGCAATATCAGAAGTGCATCAAGTGGATAAAACTGTGGTGGCACATCGGCTGATGGGTAACTGGCAGCCTGATACTTCCAGTTATGAAGGATTACTTTTGGAAGAAAACAAAGAAGATAACCTTTCCAGACCTTATCCCTTTTTTCTGGCACATGCGCTGGAAACCAAAGATTTTGAAGCCATTGAAGATGTAAATGATTGGCAGATTGAGTGGAAATGGGATGGTATACGCTCACAGGTCATCGTCAGAGGCGGTAAACTTTTTATCTGGTCGAGAGGTGAAGAACTGCTGACTGAAAAATTTCCTGAACTACACGCATTTCAGAATTTTCTACCCGATGGAACGGTGATAGATGGTGAAATTCTTCCATTTAAAAATGGTGAACTTTTAAATTTTGCTGCCCTGCAAACCCGTATCGGACGAAAAAATCTTACAAAAAACATTCTGAAATCGGCCCCGGTCATCATTCGTGCGTATGATCTGCTGGAATGGCAAGGAAAAGACATTCGCCAGGAGCCTCTTTCTATAAGGCGTGAACTATTAGAAAATCTGCATACATCGCTACAGGTCCAACTTCCTTTTTTCCAGCTTTCCACTCTTGTCAGCCCTGAGGATAAAGAAATACTTAAAAACTTGAGGTTACAATCCCGGGATTATTTTGCTGAAGGTTTTATGCTCAAAAGGAAAAGTTCTGCGTATCAGGTAGGACGAAAAAGAGGTGATTGGTGGAAGTGGAAAGTAGATCCTTTGACCATTGATGGCGTACTGATCAACGCACAGCGAGG harbors:
- a CDS encoding sulfatase family protein gives rise to the protein MITSTLELFVKKHNLFYVLTFSFLVIALPAWSQQRPNIIVFIADDAGWRDFGCYGNSAIKTPHIDQLAKQGTKFNQAFLTTPQCSPTRTSLLSGQFAHTIRTEDLHSPLEESVVIIPDQLKAAGYYTALLGKSHLGQEATNKFDAFFPGQGNPMPQDFAKVLSSSTESPFFAWYAFIDPHRDYQENTIADPHDPANVIVPPYLADTPDTRKDLAMYYDEIARMDRNIGEVLRMLKEEGKRNNTLIFFMSDNGKPFTRAKGTLYDEGIKTPFLAVWPGRIRPGSTKEALTSMIHLAPTILEAAGVEKGENMYGQSLLPLMFGQSVESDDFVFAERNWHDCDEHMRSVRSDSFKLIYNAYIEWPHGTAADLAGSLAHQSLLALKKEGKLSAEQSLIFQSPRPVIEFYNVKEDPWEFNNLAYDAQYRPLIQKHMKALMGWMETTDDFDPHFRRRYDNTDRVTGTIFMMGRPGVYNELKKEEESYLKRKLESTF
- a CDS encoding ATP-dependent DNA ligase, coding for MRQFAELFTVLDQTNKTNDKIALLKQYFQEASDKDKLWTLALFTHKRPKKQVRTALLREWTAELAAVPSWLFEESYSVVGDLAETMALLLPEPAEQQDQPLSYWIAYIRDMENLSDAEKKEKILYAWQQMSRQEKFVFNKLMTSSFRIGVSQNMVIRAISEVHQVDKTVVAHRLMGNWQPDTSSYEGLLLEENKEDNLSRPYPFFLAHALETKDFEAIEDVNDWQIEWKWDGIRSQVIVRGGKLFIWSRGEELLTEKFPELHAFQNFLPDGTVIDGEILPFKNGELLNFAALQTRIGRKNLTKNILKSAPVIIRAYDLLEWQGKDIRQEPLSIRRELLENLHTSLQVQLPFFQLSTLVSPEDKEILKNLRLQSRDYFAEGFMLKRKSSAYQVGRKRGDWWKWKVDPLTIDGVLINAQRGTGRRAGLYTDYTFAVWDREEGKEELVPFTKAYSGLTDAEFRQVDRFIKQNTRERFGPVRTVKPELVFEIAFEGIQESKRHKSGVALRFPRMLRWRHDKKAEDANSLEELKALLDAYGG